Genomic DNA from Macadamia integrifolia cultivar HAES 741 chromosome 6, SCU_Mint_v3, whole genome shotgun sequence:
CCACATTCTCCCTCTACTAAAATCATGCATCTACTATTTAAGACTGAACGTAGTCTTCTCTCTTCGCTGTGCTACATACTCATTCGAGTATTGAAGATTGAACctgctcctctctctctcaaccgcCGTCTGTTCACTGGAGTCATAGTTGGATCTGAGGAGGTGGTtgatgaagaggaagagatcTACGCCGACAGGAGATTTTGGGCTTGTGATCCAGAGCAGGTCTAGGTGGGGGAACTGTGGGTGATTTTAGCTGCAACTagcaccttcttcttcttcttctttttcttctttttttttttttttagtaatggTAGGCCAAGTTGTTCGACGAAATGCTTAGGTATTCTGAATTAAGAATGTATTCTGCATTTTGAGAATGAGAATGTGAATTCTCAGAATGGGAATACATGCCAAACACAGCCTTTATCTCCTTTGAACTTGACCTTATTACCATTGATTATCCTTTGTTCTTCTGGAGTCCAAATGTGACTGGTTCTCACAAAAGAAACCTgaccctttcttctcttttgcttATCAAtgggtttttgattttttgcaCAAGCTGTATTTGATCTTTGGGTTCTTTGGTGCTGTTGGTGGGTTAGATTGGAGTGGGCAATCTGTCTTTGGTGCTGTTGTGGATTTTGAAGCTCAAAATATCCTCTGTTACTATGATAGTGGTATCTgttttttgctttattttattgCATTTAAGTATTGGATTAATAAGATTTGGAGAGTGATGTTCTATCCTTttttcatttctgtttctagaaagcATGTTCATATTATGGTAGTTGTAAAGCAATTGAAGCATTCAATTTGGTTGGTATGAACTAGTATGCAATTTTGACTGCTCAGGGATGGAGTAGATCTTCATGAACTATTCCTGATAAATTCTGTTCGAAAGTTCTATATCTGAATTTCATAGTTTCGGATTGGTTTGTGGCTACAACAGATGAAGATATACAGAATTACTTcatggattttgggtttttcttaTGGGATTCTTGTTTTTGCATTGGGCTTAGTGCTGTTGGGAGCTTTTTACACTTCTGTTTTTTCATAGTGACTTTTCagataaaaatcgtctgcaatttcgatctcgtacaatttcgtgcaataccaccttcaggcagtgacacgtgtattgataccaatacaatggcccagatctggtacaactaataaaacattaaatcagtgaaaagacatttaaatcagatctgggccattgtattggtatcaatacacatgtcaccgcctcaaggtggtatttcacgaaattgtacgagataggaattacagacgatttcaaccctttTCAATGACACCGTTGAGTTTCTGgtcatatttaccaaaaaaaaaaaagatctttgGTCATAAAGGAGATCTGCTGAAGGCAGTTTATCCAGCTAAGCTAACAAAATCCCACATGTGGAAAAAATttatggaaagaaaattttcaaaccagaCTGTATTTCCTAGAGAATCTGTGTCTCTTTCTCCCTCCCAAAAACTTTGGAAGGAAAGTAATTAAAATTTTgtacattaaattaaaaaaaaaaaaattcaaattagttGCAGAGGAAAATTGTAACTTGGAAAGAACTAACTATATCAAATAATGAAAGTAGTTAAATTAAGAGATCCAACCTACAAGTAAACAACACCAATGGTGCACCAGATTAACATTAACTACCTCtatttatttcaaaaataaaaataaactagCTGGCTATACCCTTAACTGTTCAATTACTAAAAACCATCTTTTAAAGGTTCCCATACCCAAAATCTAAATGAAACCCATGAGGAACAACACTTGAAGAAGTACTACCTTCATCCATTCTAGCAGGAATAACTCCCAAAGGAACTGAATTTATAGCTAACAAAGAAGATAGTGAAGAAGCTTCTTCCATAGCCAAATCATCAGCTCTCTTTATCACATtcttcctaagctcttccataGCCAACCTATATTGTTTTAACTCATGCAAATCAAGTTCATCAATTGGTTCTTCCCACCAAATCTCTGGTGcaactttctctttcttcatctctagtatctcttctctcttcttctctacaACAAGTTCATCGGAAACCTCCGTAAATTGTCGGCTAAGCTCACGAACCACATTGCTCCGGTGAGCATCAACAAGTGCCAAagaaccaccaccacctccaacACCATCATTAATGTTCTGAATCTGATCAATATACCTATTAATCACAGAATTAACAGATAAATGGCCAAAGGAGTATACCTTACCGGCCGGAGAAAAGACGATTAAGGCGGTCTCAGCGTCGCATAAGATGCAAAGCTCACTAGCTTTCTTGAAGAGCCCATTCCTTCTTTTAGAGAAGGTAACTTGTCTATGATCTTCGTTTTGAATTCTCTTGATATCAATCTTTTGACGACCCCTACTACTCTTCCTCATAATGAGAGAAATAAAGTGGTTGTGGAGAGAAGCTTTTTAAGGTtgagaagagaaataaagaaggttATAGAGAAGCTTTTTAAGGTtgagaagagaaataaagaaggttATAGAGAAGCTTTTAAGGTTGAGATGAGTTTAAGGGTttgatttctttatatataGAAATTAATTTAGTGAAAGTttgattttattgattcttgagaATCTTTTTGTTTGTCTTAATTATGACAATTTTTTATATTCTGTTTCTAATCGTGATAATATCACAAGAATGCTTAGTAACCATATTTGGAGCTGAAGATTTTGTGTAAttagcccctttttttttccatgtttaAAACATTCCTtacagtagagagagagagagagagagagagagagagagagagagagagagagagggaattttATATTAGGATTTAGTAACAGCAATTCGATCAtgtaatttaataaaaaaattacatgtataTTACTGTCTGCCACGTGTAGTTACACTCATGTGGTTGCCCTAAAATCCACCCTATACTCTATATGTCATTTAAATATGAACTAGTTAAACCACCATGATAAAGTGGCTTACCATACGGTGACATCATACACGTTTGAACGGCTTCAACGCAAACTTACAATCTAGTATAGTTGTATCTATCACATCCCTAAGGCGATTTTAGGGTTTCCTTAGGGTACCAGTTGGATTCTTAACATGGTTAGGGTATTCTGACGCTGGCCTTAGGTTTCAATCACAATTGGAAATCACCCCACTCCATCAATGCGGTCAAATTCAAACAGGGTCAAAGTGATGAACTGGGTCTTCTTAATGGGCACAATGGTAATATCTCCAATAAGAAAGTTGGTAGCCTAAAAAACCGATGTTAGATGCTCGTCCATCaagagtggagcctgcggcatAATTCGACTCAAAGGGGATGTGGATTTTACACCCAGAGCTGTTTTTGTTTTGGGCCTTGTATCGGTCTCTTtttattaagagagagagagagatatgaacGTAACTGTTTAACCCAATTGTTTATCACAGTGATAAATGTGAAGGGGGCATATGGTTAGTTTCTTAAGTTTACTTAACAAAACATTTAGGACCATGCCGGTTGGACTTATTTGTAAAGCATTGTTGGCGTTAAGTAGAAATCTGACAGATAAATGTTTTTATACTTTTAGTTTAAAACTTATGATTTTTCAACTTTTCAAGattattagaataaaaaaaaaaaaaaaaaatcagattgaaCCCAATCGGATCATCTTATACCAGTCCGGAACAGACTGAAATCCAGTCATACCTATTGGATAAGACTGCCACGCAAGCCAAGTGTGCTGCTAGACGGCACCTGGTCCAACTGTCATAAtagtggcggtggcggtggcatGCTCTTGTATATGTGTGAAAATCATTTGTAGTCGCTGCACCAGTATAGTGAGCATTGGATGATTGGGAGCCCCTTGAGCATGTGCCCAGATACTCTCAATCGTCCAATGCTCACAAAACCTCACCACTCGCTATAGAGGATGTGAACTCTGTGAACTCCCACTTAACAGCATGCATACAGCTAAACAtattttttcttagattttagatttattttttgaaaattacataCGCAAAACATTTAAAGCTCAAAATGAGATATCTCGTCAAGATCTAATGATTTGGAATGATTATTCTTGGAAAACTTCCATAAACGGAACCCCTCAGCTATAAATAGAGTCCAATCCCAATTCCAGCATGTAGAGTCCAAtcctttaaaagaaaaaaaagtgaccTCTAAGCCAAGTTAGCAATCTCCTTAAGGCTAAATAGGATTTTACTTTCTATGT
This window encodes:
- the LOC122080914 gene encoding agamous-like MADS-box protein AGL62 — protein: MRKSSRGRQKIDIKRIQNEDHRQVTFSKRRNGLFKKASELCILCDAETALIVFSPAGKVYSFGHLSVNSVINRYIDQIQNINDGVGGGGGSLALVDAHRSNVVRELSRQFTEVSDELVVEKKREEILEMKKEKVAPEIWWEEPIDELDLHELKQYRLAMEELRKNVIKRADDLAMEEASSLSSLLAINSVPLGVIPARMDEGSTSSSVVPHGFHLDFGYGNL